A window of the Helianthus annuus cultivar XRQ/B chromosome 4, HanXRQr2.0-SUNRISE, whole genome shotgun sequence genome harbors these coding sequences:
- the LOC110933440 gene encoding tol-Pal system protein TolB 2 produces MAYVGLPGLYVINSDGSGNREIDSYVSAFPTVWDPKRKGVIYTSVGPTFESEDTSVDIYSVEVDVDEPRFTKLTIDGLNNVFPAVSPDGKWLAFRLGRTGHKNLYNTNAVAGEKGGLTQLTNGPCSDTLSNWSPDGGWIVFASDRHNPGSGSFGLYIIHPNGTGLRHLIHSGSAGRTNHPWFSPDGKHTVFTSDYAAVSAEPMSNPHHYQPYGERYLP; encoded by the coding sequence ATGGCTTATGTTGGTTTGCCGGGTCTTTATGTGATTAACAGTGATGGGTCAGGTAACCGAGAGATAGATTCGTATGTTAGTGCGTTTCCAACGGTGTGGGACCCCAAGCGTAAAGGTGTGATCTACACGAGCGTCGGGCCAACCTTTGAGAGCGAGGACACCAGTGTAGATATATACTCGGTTGAAGTTGATGTGGATGAACCGCGGTTTACAAAACTCACCATTGATGGACTAAACAACGTTTTTCCAGCGGTTTCACCTGATGGGAAATGGCTTGCTTTCAGGTTGGGTCgaacgggtcataagaatttGTATAACACGAATGCTGTTGCAGGTGAGAAGGGGGGTCTAACTCAATTGACAAACGGACCATGCTCCGATACGCTGTCTAATTGGTCTCCGGATGGGGGCTGGATCGTATTTGCATCCGACCGTCACAACCCAGGTTCAGGAAGTTTTGGGTTGTATATAATCCACCCAAATGGAACTGGGTTGCGACACTTGATCCATAGTGGCTCAGCCGGACGTACAAACCACCCATGGTTCAGCCCGGATGGGAAGCACACTGTTTTCACCTCAGACTATGCAGCTGTTTCTGCTGAACCAATGTCGAATCCACATCACTATCAGCCATACGGAGAGAGATATTTACCATGA